A part of Longimicrobiales bacterium genomic DNA contains:
- a CDS encoding alpha-ketoacid dehydrogenase subunit beta: protein MTERETPEHLLKTRRGEPVTLLEAISEALFEEMTRDESVFMMGEDIGVYGGAFKVTRDFLEHFGEQRIIDTPIAEGGFTGAAAGAAHMGLRPVVEIQFMDFISPAYDVITNYIATSMYRGAGPMPLVIRGPVGGGNRGGPFHSQNVEMAFFHTPGLKIVYPSTAYDAKGLLKAAIRDNDPVIFEEHKGLYRAPALREVLPDEDYVVPLGKARTVREGTDLTIVTYGAMVHKCSDAAETLATEDGVSTEVIDLRSLIPLDEEAIIASVKKTGRVLIVHEDTRTGGIAGEIAIRISEKAFEWLDAPMLRVTAIDAPVPYSGSLEDYFLPQTDDVLKACRYLAAY, encoded by the coding sequence ATGACCGAACGTGAGACCCCCGAACATCTTCTCAAGACCCGACGTGGTGAGCCTGTCACGCTTCTTGAGGCGATCAGTGAAGCGCTGTTCGAGGAGATGACCCGCGACGAATCAGTTTTCATGATGGGCGAGGACATCGGAGTGTACGGGGGGGCGTTCAAGGTCACCCGTGACTTCCTCGAGCATTTCGGCGAGCAACGGATCATCGACACGCCGATCGCGGAAGGGGGGTTCACCGGTGCAGCTGCCGGTGCGGCCCACATGGGACTTCGACCTGTGGTCGAGATCCAATTCATGGACTTTATTTCGCCCGCATACGACGTAATTACAAACTACATCGCGACGTCGATGTACCGAGGTGCCGGGCCTATGCCGCTCGTCATCCGTGGACCGGTAGGCGGTGGAAACCGCGGGGGCCCATTCCACTCTCAGAACGTGGAGATGGCGTTCTTCCACACCCCGGGTCTCAAGATCGTGTATCCAAGCACGGCGTACGATGCGAAGGGTCTTCTGAAGGCGGCGATCCGCGACAACGATCCCGTGATCTTTGAGGAACACAAAGGCCTCTATCGAGCTCCGGCTCTTCGCGAAGTCCTTCCTGACGAAGACTACGTGGTCCCGCTGGGCAAGGCCCGGACGGTGCGCGAGGGCACGGACCTCACGATCGTGACCTATGGAGCGATGGTCCATAAGTGTTCGGACGCCGCGGAGACGCTGGCGACTGAAGATGGCGTGTCGACGGAGGTCATCGATCTCAGGTCGCTGATTCCCCTTGACGAAGAGGCGATCATCGCCAGTGTAAAGAAGACGGGCCGAGTTCTGATCGTGCACGAGGACACCCGAACCGGCGGCATTGCAGGCGAAATCGCTATCCGGATCAGTGAGAAAGCGTTCGAGTGGCTCGACGCACCCATGCTTCGAGTGACAGCGATTGACGCCCCGGTGCCTTACTCCGGCTCACTTGAAGATTACTTTTTACCGCAGACGGACGACGTGCTTAAGGCGTGTCGGTATCTTGCGGCTTACTAA
- a CDS encoding energy transducer TonB: MSETPFDDMGLPDELRALDEELLCLRYEERPSFGPELRAELAEQWATQARRRPSALRRHLVAATIVGLLVGGAAVPSARASLIRLIGGLDSTPIEVEDPVRIEALVEAVVLQGDPIEASVEEAPTQPEVPEAAESEMPALVTAPVLIPPEMVDRERSQRLLQEAYPWYLQRQDIGGTVWLNLWVDATGMAGEASVLHSSEVPALDRTALQVAPRFMFEPAIQDGRRVGKWIQFPVRFEPDSTQVDRVLPPVVDPYSLPNLGQADWWELREPLDFTDLSPVGAGAREDALAHSQAAAALADVFADPTVLERYGPAEAVLRGAAPEGVTPTEWRAAVGDALESSIEYGSSIPAGFLSLGRIRARQGLHSEARSMFERGLQVAVQAPDETGSWVLAELHYERALIARDRWLASDGVGRVRAEAFEQAQCLQARSTGAAGYGFASIDRMIAWNYLCPMQWTSVIEAGFEEFRSGSAGNVSLMMASLRAAVEAYPGHAGANIDLLLTLATQERWSDVLAGALRFSRVSQGDASGLLLAGLALHRMDRSAEAAEHFDEALSRMSDAEADELIDVGFLLDRDELRWYRRVSPDERRSWEVQFWKTKDRAPSTEVNERWVEHMARATYARFRFGTVFGDAGEVWVRFGGPNSIHIVDEGSGRQTEFWNYGSGPDITFVRWTSSKRTDLTPEGRAYVDDLGKIFPPQ; this comes from the coding sequence ATGAGTGAGACACCTTTTGACGACATGGGCCTGCCCGACGAGCTGAGGGCGTTGGACGAGGAACTGCTGTGCCTCCGATATGAAGAGCGGCCGTCGTTCGGGCCCGAGCTTCGCGCTGAATTGGCCGAGCAGTGGGCCACGCAGGCTCGCAGACGCCCGTCAGCCCTGCGTCGACACCTCGTTGCGGCGACGATCGTTGGGTTGCTTGTCGGCGGAGCCGCGGTGCCTTCGGCTCGCGCGTCACTTATTCGTCTGATTGGCGGACTGGATAGTACGCCGATCGAGGTTGAAGATCCGGTCAGGATAGAAGCACTGGTCGAGGCCGTGGTCCTCCAAGGCGACCCGATCGAAGCGTCAGTCGAAGAAGCGCCGACGCAGCCAGAAGTGCCAGAGGCAGCGGAATCCGAGATGCCGGCCCTCGTTACGGCTCCGGTCCTCATTCCGCCCGAGATGGTTGACCGTGAGCGTTCACAGCGATTGCTGCAGGAGGCCTATCCATGGTATCTCCAGCGCCAAGATATTGGAGGCACGGTCTGGTTGAATCTTTGGGTCGACGCGACAGGAATGGCCGGGGAGGCGTCGGTACTCCACTCTAGCGAGGTTCCCGCGCTGGACCGCACCGCGTTGCAGGTGGCGCCGCGTTTCATGTTCGAGCCGGCGATCCAGGACGGACGCCGGGTCGGAAAGTGGATTCAGTTTCCCGTTCGTTTCGAACCGGATTCGACGCAGGTCGACCGCGTGCTACCGCCAGTCGTTGATCCGTATAGTCTTCCCAACCTAGGGCAGGCAGACTGGTGGGAGCTTCGTGAGCCTCTCGATTTCACGGACCTGTCTCCCGTTGGCGCGGGTGCCCGAGAGGACGCTTTGGCCCATAGCCAGGCCGCGGCGGCCCTGGCCGATGTGTTTGCTGACCCGACGGTTCTAGAACGCTATGGCCCAGCCGAAGCTGTTCTGCGCGGAGCCGCGCCGGAGGGCGTGACCCCGACCGAATGGCGGGCGGCCGTGGGTGATGCACTGGAATCCTCGATCGAATACGGCTCTTCGATTCCAGCGGGGTTCCTCTCTCTCGGTCGGATCCGAGCTCGACAGGGCTTGCACAGCGAGGCTCGTTCGATGTTCGAGCGCGGTCTGCAGGTGGCGGTCCAGGCCCCGGATGAGACCGGAAGCTGGGTTCTCGCTGAGTTGCACTACGAACGCGCATTGATCGCCCGTGATCGCTGGCTAGCGTCGGACGGCGTTGGGCGGGTGAGGGCGGAAGCCTTCGAGCAGGCGCAGTGTCTTCAGGCGCGTTCCACCGGAGCGGCAGGTTACGGATTCGCCTCTATCGATCGAATGATTGCCTGGAACTATCTGTGCCCCATGCAGTGGACGTCCGTCATCGAAGCTGGATTCGAGGAGTTTCGCAGCGGCAGCGCGGGAAACGTATCTCTCATGATGGCGTCGCTCCGTGCAGCTGTTGAGGCCTATCCGGGGCACGCTGGGGCGAACATCGACCTGTTGCTCACGCTGGCCACGCAGGAGCGTTGGTCCGATGTCCTGGCCGGGGCGCTGCGCTTTTCGCGCGTTAGCCAGGGAGACGCGAGCGGGTTGCTCCTTGCCGGGCTGGCTCTTCACCGGATGGACCGGTCGGCGGAAGCTGCCGAGCACTTCGACGAGGCGCTGTCACGGATGTCCGATGCCGAGGCCGACGAGCTGATTGATGTCGGCTTCCTGTTGGACCGCGACGAACTGCGCTGGTATCGCCGGGTGAGCCCTGATGAGCGGCGTTCTTGGGAGGTCCAATTCTGGAAAACGAAAGACCGCGCGCCGTCGACCGAGGTTAACGAGCGGTGGGTCGAGCACATGGCGCGGGCGACCTACGCCCGGTTCCGCTTCGGTACGGTCTTTGGCGATGCGGGTGAGGTATGGGTACGTTTTGGTGGGCCCAACAGCATCCACATCGTTGATGAAGGCTCCGGCCGCCAGACCGAGTTTTGGAACTACGGGAGCGGGCCGGACATCACGTTCGTTCGATGGACCTCTTCGAAGAGAACGGACCTGACGCCCGAAGGGCGAGCCTACGTTGACGACTTGGGGAAGATTTTTCCTCCACAGTGA
- a CDS encoding thiamine pyrophosphate-dependent dehydrogenase E1 component subunit alpha: MMDRDAHGLGRKELHELYRALCLTRAAEERLEVLQERGHLTGELYRSLGQEAGAVGAAFALRRTNDGTGDFLAPTVRAAGALFLFGGEVLDFFRQYLARGTGPTKGREANVHWFDFQKGFVGPVSPLGTMIEVMAGITLSFRLRGQDRVGMVFDGDGASSTGAWHEGLNFAAVQRCPMILVVENNQWTFSTSTHKNTRVESFTEKGPGYGIGAESVDGTDVLAVFDAVRRAAALARAGDGVCMVELRYFRRGGDAQHDLQEYGDPAAIAEWEAKDPIDGFRGRMLENEWATEEELATIESDEFERCHVASEQAIGESLPAGPDAVESVYSNLDATRPWTRAVSPDPTMA; this comes from the coding sequence ATGATGGACCGAGATGCCCATGGGCTGGGCCGGAAGGAGCTTCATGAGCTCTACCGAGCTCTTTGCCTCACGCGCGCCGCGGAAGAGCGCCTCGAGGTCCTCCAGGAACGAGGCCACCTGACGGGTGAGCTTTACCGGTCACTCGGACAGGAAGCCGGCGCCGTTGGGGCGGCATTTGCTCTTCGACGGACGAACGACGGAACCGGGGACTTCCTTGCCCCCACGGTCCGCGCTGCGGGGGCTCTGTTTCTGTTCGGAGGCGAGGTCCTCGATTTTTTCCGTCAGTACTTGGCCCGCGGCACCGGCCCGACGAAGGGGCGTGAGGCCAACGTCCACTGGTTCGATTTCCAGAAAGGCTTTGTCGGCCCTGTCTCTCCGCTTGGCACGATGATCGAGGTGATGGCCGGCATCACGTTGTCATTCCGACTCCGGGGCCAGGATCGAGTCGGAATGGTGTTCGACGGCGATGGCGCGTCCTCGACGGGTGCCTGGCACGAAGGACTCAACTTCGCGGCCGTGCAACGGTGCCCTATGATTCTCGTCGTCGAGAACAACCAGTGGACTTTCTCGACGTCGACGCACAAGAATACGCGGGTGGAAAGCTTCACGGAGAAGGGCCCGGGCTATGGAATCGGGGCTGAGTCGGTTGACGGCACCGATGTCCTCGCTGTGTTTGACGCGGTTCGGAGGGCGGCTGCGCTCGCGCGGGCCGGTGACGGAGTGTGCATGGTGGAGTTGCGGTACTTCCGTCGGGGAGGCGATGCCCAGCACGATCTTCAGGAATATGGGGATCCTGCGGCGATCGCTGAGTGGGAAGCGAAGGATCCGATCGACGGGTTCCGGGGGCGTATGCTCGAGAACGAGTGGGCTACCGAAGAAGAACTGGCTACGATCGAGAGTGACGAATTCGAGCGTTGTCACGTGGCCTCCGAGCAGGCGATTGGGGAATCACTTCCTGCTGGCCCGGACGCCGTGGAGTCCGTGTACTCAAATCTTGATGCGACCCGGCCGTGGACCCGTGCCGTGTCTCCTGACCCGACGATGGCCTGA
- a CDS encoding phosphoglycerate kinase, which produces MIKKTLSDVDSSALCGRTVIVRADLNVPLEDGEISDGQRIQASLPTLTELAGAGARVVLLSHLGRPKGQVNPELSLEPVARRLAESLGHPVSFIPFTHGGKASAPVANLPEGSVVLLENTRFVPGETANDSELAESWAELGDLFVNDAFGTAHRAHASTAGLAAAMRAKGGEAIAGHLMAQELQFLEEVLRVPERPFVAIIGGAKISSKIGVISSLLPRVDRLLIGGAMANTFFRALGLDTGDSLVEEDSLDTARELIEQGGESLVLPVDCIVADELSNDADVRAVLRHEVSGRDKILDVGPETRERFTDMIRGARSIVWNGPMGVFEIDAFAQGTIDVAHAVADACDGGALGVLGGGDSAAAADRAGVVERLTHVSTGGGASLELLAGARLPGVEALTDLN; this is translated from the coding sequence GTGATTAAAAAAACACTATCGGACGTGGATTCTTCGGCACTCTGTGGCCGCACAGTGATCGTACGCGCAGATCTCAACGTTCCTCTCGAGGATGGCGAGATCTCCGACGGTCAGCGGATTCAGGCTTCGTTGCCAACGCTTACTGAGCTCGCAGGCGCCGGTGCCCGAGTGGTGCTTCTATCCCATCTCGGCCGGCCCAAAGGTCAGGTCAATCCGGAATTGTCTCTGGAGCCGGTGGCACGGCGCCTCGCAGAATCCCTTGGGCACCCTGTCAGCTTCATCCCGTTCACCCACGGCGGTAAGGCTTCGGCGCCGGTAGCGAACCTTCCGGAAGGTTCGGTCGTGTTGCTGGAAAACACACGCTTCGTTCCTGGGGAGACCGCAAACGATTCGGAGTTGGCAGAATCCTGGGCGGAGCTCGGGGACCTGTTCGTGAACGACGCCTTCGGCACCGCACATCGGGCCCACGCGTCGACGGCCGGACTGGCAGCCGCGATGAGGGCGAAGGGTGGGGAAGCCATCGCTGGCCATCTGATGGCGCAGGAGCTCCAGTTTCTCGAGGAGGTGCTGAGGGTTCCGGAACGCCCGTTCGTTGCGATCATCGGCGGTGCGAAAATATCGTCTAAAATCGGTGTGATCTCTTCACTTTTGCCTCGTGTCGATCGTCTTCTGATCGGTGGAGCCATGGCAAACACCTTCTTCCGTGCGCTCGGCCTCGACACGGGTGACTCGCTCGTAGAGGAAGACAGCTTGGATACGGCGCGCGAGCTCATCGAGCAAGGCGGTGAAAGCCTCGTCCTGCCGGTGGATTGCATCGTTGCCGACGAGCTGTCGAACGACGCGGATGTGCGTGCCGTCCTTCGGCACGAGGTGAGTGGACGGGACAAGATTCTCGACGTCGGCCCCGAAACACGGGAACGCTTCACCGACATGATCCGCGGGGCGCGGTCCATCGTCTGGAATGGCCCCATGGGCGTTTTCGAGATAGACGCCTTCGCTCAGGGCACGATCGACGTAGCCCATGCGGTTGCGGATGCCTGTGACGGCGGCGCTCTCGGTGTGCTCGGTGGAGGAGATTCCGCCGCGGCCGCTGACCGAGCAGGTGTCGTTGAACGACTCACGCACGTCTCAACCGGTGGTGGCGCTTCGCTGGAATTGCTCGCAGGCGCTCGGCTCCCTGGAGTCGAAGCTCTCACCGATCTCAATTGA
- the carA gene encoding glutamine-hydrolyzing carbamoyl-phosphate synthase small subunit codes for MEAPLDHTAYLLLEDGRRFDGQLIGASTVAHGEVVFNTSMTGYQEVLTDPSYTGQLVIMTYPLIGNYGVNPEDCESPVPQVNGFIVREASRMHSNWRSEGGLDEYLSEHGITGISDVDTRALTRHIRSKGAMRGAVVGISCDQDEILEEILAQPLMEGLDLANGVSTQRPYEVPAVGTERFRVLAYDFGVKAHSPKLLAERGCHVTVIPADTPVEDILSNPPDGLFVSNGPGDPAAVGAAEQAILGLARADVPVFGICLGHQLICRAFGATTFKLPFGHHGGNHPVKNLDRETVEITSQNHGFAVKADEDGSIPGAADLRLTHVNLYDGTVAGVEHRELPVISVQYHPEAAPGPHDSRYLFDTFIGLMEARRGI; via the coding sequence ATGGAGGCTCCGCTGGACCACACTGCGTACCTGCTTCTCGAGGACGGCCGCCGCTTTGACGGCCAGTTGATCGGCGCGTCTACTGTGGCCCATGGAGAGGTGGTGTTCAACACCTCCATGACGGGCTACCAGGAAGTGCTCACGGACCCGTCGTACACGGGTCAGCTCGTGATTATGACTTACCCGCTCATCGGGAACTACGGCGTCAATCCAGAGGATTGCGAGTCGCCGGTGCCCCAGGTGAACGGATTCATCGTACGGGAGGCCTCCCGGATGCATTCCAACTGGCGCTCGGAAGGCGGTCTGGACGAGTACTTGTCGGAGCACGGCATCACCGGGATCTCCGACGTGGACACACGTGCCCTGACCCGTCACATCCGGTCAAAGGGGGCCATGAGAGGCGCTGTTGTCGGCATCAGTTGCGATCAGGACGAGATCCTGGAGGAAATCCTGGCTCAGCCTCTCATGGAAGGGTTGGACTTGGCCAATGGCGTCTCCACTCAGAGGCCATACGAGGTGCCGGCCGTGGGGACCGAGCGGTTTCGGGTGCTCGCGTACGACTTTGGTGTGAAGGCCCACTCGCCCAAGCTCCTCGCCGAGCGCGGCTGCCATGTGACGGTGATTCCCGCGGACACACCGGTCGAGGATATCCTGTCGAACCCTCCGGATGGGCTGTTCGTCTCGAATGGACCAGGAGATCCCGCTGCCGTCGGGGCAGCAGAGCAGGCGATTCTCGGCTTGGCCCGAGCGGACGTGCCCGTATTCGGCATCTGTCTTGGTCACCAGCTCATATGCCGAGCATTCGGAGCCACAACGTTCAAGCTTCCCTTCGGGCATCACGGCGGGAACCATCCGGTGAAGAACCTCGATCGTGAGACGGTCGAGATTACCTCGCAGAACCACGGCTTCGCCGTGAAGGCTGACGAGGACGGGTCGATCCCCGGGGCAGCTGACCTTCGTCTGACACACGTCAACCTGTACGACGGCACCGTAGCAGGTGTGGAGCACCGCGAACTGCCGGTGATTTCCGTGCAATACCATCCTGAGGCCGCCCCCGGTCCACACGATAGCCGCTACCTGTTCGACACGTTTATTGGACTGATGGAGGCCCGCCGAGGGATCTGA
- a CDS encoding dihydrolipoamide acetyltransferase family protein — protein MARIEVPMPQMGESIAEGTVSQWLKQVGDAVERDEPILEISTDKVDAEIPAPSSGTLVEIAVQEGETVEVGTIVAFIDTEAGAVATSPAEAAVPELAAPVAPVAIPVEAAPIAAPVAAVSSGEQSAEERLRTRSTPVVRKIAEEHGVEIQSVPGTGHAGRVTKQDILTFIESGGTPAPVTAPAAPAVRPVVPPAAPAAASAPSDLWQRFFKEVEHPEFPVREGDTVEPMDKIRRLTAEHMVLAKRVAPHVHSFIEVDFSVIDRVRTANKPKWAQQGAKVSYTAIIAWAVSRVLHEFPTVNSTVSGNNIIFRGNIHLGMAVDLNPGLIVPVVHDADHLSLVGIGNKIVDLAGRARNRKLVPNEIQGATFTITNPGVLGTLVGLPVIPKGTSSILGLGAIEKRVVVVTDPETGADSMAIRKRCLFSLGYDHRVVDGADSARFLARLKDMLENFPEDA, from the coding sequence GTGGCTCGAATTGAAGTCCCGATGCCCCAGATGGGTGAATCCATCGCGGAGGGCACAGTCTCCCAGTGGCTCAAGCAGGTCGGCGATGCGGTCGAACGTGATGAGCCGATTCTTGAGATCTCGACAGACAAAGTAGACGCCGAGATTCCGGCGCCCTCTTCCGGTACCCTGGTAGAGATCGCGGTCCAGGAAGGCGAGACCGTCGAGGTCGGCACGATTGTCGCTTTCATCGACACCGAGGCTGGTGCGGTCGCCACCTCTCCGGCTGAGGCCGCGGTGCCGGAGCTTGCAGCTCCGGTGGCACCGGTGGCTATTCCCGTTGAGGCGGCGCCGATAGCTGCTCCTGTCGCAGCAGTGTCATCGGGGGAGCAAAGCGCGGAGGAGCGCCTCCGTACTCGTTCGACGCCGGTAGTCCGGAAGATTGCGGAAGAGCACGGGGTTGAGATTCAGTCGGTTCCTGGCACCGGTCACGCGGGCCGGGTTACAAAGCAGGACATCCTGACGTTCATCGAGTCGGGTGGAACGCCTGCTCCCGTAACCGCACCGGCAGCTCCGGCGGTGCGACCCGTCGTCCCGCCTGCAGCCCCGGCCGCCGCTTCAGCTCCGTCGGACCTGTGGCAGCGGTTTTTCAAAGAAGTCGAGCATCCTGAATTCCCAGTTCGGGAAGGCGACACGGTCGAGCCGATGGACAAGATCCGTCGCCTGACCGCGGAGCATATGGTTCTGGCGAAGCGCGTCGCCCCTCACGTTCACTCTTTCATTGAGGTGGACTTCTCGGTGATCGATCGTGTTCGCACGGCGAACAAGCCGAAATGGGCTCAGCAGGGTGCGAAGGTCAGCTACACGGCCATCATCGCCTGGGCCGTTTCGCGGGTGCTGCATGAGTTCCCGACCGTGAACTCGACTGTGTCCGGTAACAACATCATTTTCCGCGGCAACATTCACCTGGGCATGGCGGTGGACTTGAATCCGGGGCTCATCGTCCCAGTGGTTCACGATGCAGACCACCTCAGCCTGGTCGGTATCGGCAACAAGATCGTCGATCTGGCTGGCCGAGCACGGAATCGGAAATTGGTGCCGAATGAAATTCAGGGCGCGACGTTCACGATTACGAATCCGGGCGTGCTCGGAACGCTCGTGGGGCTGCCTGTGATTCCGAAAGGGACTTCCTCGATCCTTGGACTTGGCGCGATCGAGAAGCGTGTTGTCGTAGTCACGGACCCAGAGACCGGTGCGGACTCGATGGCGATCCGAAAGCGGTGTCTTTTCTCGCTCGGGTACGACCACCGGGTCGTGGACGGAGCGGACTCGGCGCGATTCCTGGCACGCCTCAAGGACATGCTGGAGAACTTCCCCGAGGACGCATGA
- the lipB gene encoding lipoyl(octanoyl) transferase LipB gives MKTLHQLVVLTPGSVPYGVALEMQKELVAQRRAGEVPDTLIVLEHPHVITMGSSSHVDHILADEAERERRGIGLHEAGRGGDVTYHGPGQLVAYPILDLKPDRKDLHRYLRDLEEVLILVAADFDIEAWRSKTGTGVWTEVGKLAAIGVRVSSGWITSHGIALNVSADLSYFGTIVPCGIPDGGVTSIERETGRAPDPERVRTAFVERFVQVFGHESRVA, from the coding sequence ATGAAGACCTTGCACCAGCTCGTGGTGCTGACTCCGGGCAGTGTGCCCTACGGGGTCGCGCTCGAAATGCAGAAGGAACTCGTTGCTCAGCGTCGGGCAGGAGAAGTTCCCGACACGCTTATAGTGCTTGAGCACCCTCATGTGATCACGATGGGATCCAGTTCGCACGTGGATCATATCCTCGCGGACGAAGCCGAGCGCGAACGCCGGGGCATCGGTCTGCACGAAGCCGGTAGGGGCGGGGACGTCACCTACCACGGGCCTGGCCAGCTTGTCGCATATCCGATTCTGGATCTGAAGCCCGATCGAAAGGACCTGCACCGCTATCTCAGAGATTTGGAAGAGGTTCTCATCCTCGTCGCGGCTGACTTCGACATTGAGGCCTGGCGTAGCAAAACAGGGACCGGTGTCTGGACGGAGGTCGGCAAGCTGGCTGCAATCGGGGTGCGTGTATCGTCGGGTTGGATCACATCTCACGGGATCGCCCTTAACGTGAGTGCAGACCTTTCGTATTTCGGGACGATTGTGCCATGTGGAATCCCCGACGGTGGGGTGACCTCTATCGAGCGGGAAACAGGGAGGGCGCCAGATCCGGAGAGGGTTCGCACTGCCTTTGTCGAGCGCTTTGTGCAGGTCTTCGGTCACGAGTCGCGCGTCGCGTAG
- the secG gene encoding preprotein translocase subunit SecG, with amino-acid sequence MYGFLLAALVLDGLFLATVILLQAGKGGGLAAVGGSGGTMADGVLGGRQATTVLTRATWTAGAIFMSLALVLSILSSRARAPESVIQVNAPAATAPVPVLPGVAEQPTAVGDGNTDGNARNEGN; translated from the coding sequence ATGTACGGATTTTTACTGGCCGCCCTGGTACTCGACGGACTCTTTCTCGCGACCGTGATCTTGCTGCAGGCAGGCAAAGGTGGCGGACTCGCAGCGGTTGGCGGCAGCGGCGGAACCATGGCCGATGGCGTTCTAGGCGGTCGTCAGGCGACCACGGTGCTCACTCGGGCAACGTGGACGGCCGGGGCGATCTTCATGTCCCTGGCGCTGGTCTTGTCTATTCTGTCCTCTCGCGCTCGTGCGCCTGAGTCGGTGATTCAGGTCAACGCACCTGCGGCTACCGCACCGGTCCCAGTTCTGCCGGGTGTTGCTGAGCAGCCGACTGCGGTCGGAGACGGCAACACGGACGGCAACGCCAGGAACGAGGGCAACTGA
- the tpiA gene encoding triose-phosphate isomerase gives MAVIAGNWKMHMGPDDVPGFFDSFDVAAIPATQELLIFPPSVSLRAAVQASLRDPRVQIGVQNIHWEDGGAYTGETSAGMARAAGATFALIGHSERRHVFGETDQQTARKVEAARRHGLVPVLCVGETLQERQAGRVSEVILRQLDVALPALSTGGERFLIAYEPVWAIGTGETATPEDASEAHGTLRRRLEGALGIADGVAVPLLYGGSVKPENASELLAAPDVDGVLVGGGSLDPGSFAGIASARP, from the coding sequence ATGGCCGTGATTGCTGGTAACTGGAAGATGCACATGGGCCCCGATGATGTCCCGGGGTTCTTTGACTCGTTCGATGTAGCCGCGATTCCCGCGACGCAGGAACTGCTGATCTTCCCTCCATCGGTGTCCCTGCGGGCTGCGGTTCAGGCGTCGCTCCGAGACCCTCGGGTGCAGATCGGTGTCCAGAACATTCACTGGGAAGATGGGGGCGCATACACTGGTGAAACGTCCGCGGGAATGGCCCGGGCTGCCGGTGCCACATTTGCCCTGATCGGACATTCTGAACGTCGTCACGTCTTTGGAGAGACCGATCAGCAGACGGCACGGAAGGTCGAGGCCGCCCGACGGCATGGCTTGGTGCCTGTTCTTTGCGTGGGGGAGACACTCCAGGAACGTCAGGCCGGGAGGGTGTCAGAGGTGATCCTCCGCCAGCTGGACGTCGCTCTCCCGGCACTTTCCACAGGCGGGGAGCGGTTTCTCATCGCTTATGAGCCGGTCTGGGCCATTGGTACTGGCGAGACTGCGACACCGGAAGACGCCAGTGAGGCGCACGGGACGTTGCGGAGGCGGCTCGAAGGGGCCCTCGGCATTGCCGACGGTGTCGCCGTACCGTTGTTATACGGTGGGTCGGTGAAGCCGGAAAATGCGTCGGAACTGCTGGCGGCCCCTGACGTAGATGGAGTGCTGGTGGGAGGGGGGAGTCTGGATCCCGGCTCATTCGCTGGAATCGCCTCGGCAAGGCCTTAG